Part of the Sodalinema gerasimenkoae IPPAS B-353 genome is shown below.
TGGGCATTGCTTTAACGTCTTGACCTTTTGACAAATTGCCGTGACCCATGGAACCTATGACCTCTCAACCCTTGCCCCCAAAAGATCTCATTGCGGAGATCGATGAGCTTCTCGCCGACGACTCGGTTGAGATAGACTCCGATCGCACTCGGGACATCCTACTGCGGCTGCGGGACTATCTCAGGACAGTTGGCCCCTACGACTCAGATGCAGAGCCGTCAACAGGGGAAACGCCCCCCCAGTTACCCGCCGAGGAAGATTGGCGCGATCGCCTGCTGCAACCCTTTCAAGAAGAACTCGCGGGGTTACGACAGCATCGCGATCGCCTGGCCCAAGAGGTGGCCCGACTGGAAAACAGCGATCCGGCTTCCCCCTCCAAGTCCTCCACGGGGGATGATGAATCGGTGGCCGCGTTACTCAACCCTGAAGAACGTCGCCAACATCTACAAGCGGTTCAAGCTGACGCTGATCGCCTATTGATGAACCTCGACGATAACCTACGCACGATTTTTGATGGAGTCATCGCTAATCTCCAGGGCTATGAAACCTCTTTAACCCGCAGTATTCAGAATATCTATAACTTTAGCCAACAAGGGGAAGCCATTGTCGCTGCTCTGGTGCGCCAGTTGGGGGCCCGTTTAGATAGTACTCTGGAGTTAACCGACTCCCTCGGCGGTGATAGTCCCCCGGAACTCGACGCCGCCGTTGAGGCGATCGTGGAGCAGCCTAGCTACGAGAGCTTAGAGGGTGATGAGTCCCTAAACCTCGACCCTCCCAAGGCTGCCGGAGTTGAGGAGGACTCCCCGAATTTAGACGATGACAGCTTGGAGGATGATAGCCAAATTCCCGTCGCTTCCGTCATTTCTGAGTCTGAAGTACTCCCCGAACCTTCTGCTGAATCTCAAGAGAGTTCGCTAGAGACTGACCAATTGGAAACAAACATGGCAGAATTGGAGGGAACCACTAAAACCACTCAGGATTTAGTCTCCCCCGATGACACTCCCTCAGAGGACTTAGAGGATGAGCCAGAGTTAGAGCTAGACCTCCTAGAGGACTTAGAGGATGAGCCAGAGCCGGAGCCGGAGCCGGAGCTAGAGCCAGAGCTAGAGCTAGAACCAGAGCCGGAGCCAGAGCCAGAACCAGAGCCGGAGCTAGAGCCGGAGCCAGAGCCGGAGCTAGACGCTTCCTCCCCAACTCCCGACGACCCCAGTGATGACCCGTTAACCCCTCCATCCATGTCTTCTCCCGCCCCTGACCCTAAATCTAAAGCCTCCACCTCGCCCCAGTCTGGGTCGGTTGAGGATGATTTTGAGTCTTGGTTCACTGCTGACTCGGAACCCATGTCTTGGTCTAGTGAACAGGCGGCTCTCGATCTCGAACAAGACCTCAACCAATCGGTTCAACAGGGACTCAACCCCAATCCCACTCAGGATAAGAATTTAGATCGCGAACTCGATAGCTTCTACAGCAGTTTCGCAGATACCGAGTCTGAGTCTGATAGTCCCAGCAACGAAGACGATGAAGAGGATGACGAAGACAGTGCCGAGACGATTCCCCAAAGTCGAGGACACCCGTCTCAAGCTCGGGCCCCTCGAACCCAGCCCCCTCAAACCCGGTTCTCTCCTCGGCCGTCCCCTCCGGGCCGACCAATCCCCCCTCCGTCACCGCCTCCTTCTGATGGGTTCTCTCCAGAAGAGGCGGCGATCGCGGCGGAGTTGGCGGAGTTTGCGGCATCGTTCCAAGAGGTGGACGAGCCAGTACTGGCTGACTCCTTAACATCCCCATCCGAGGAGGATGAGGAGGAGGATATTTTGGTGGAGTCTCCCCCTCAGGAGGCCCAGAGAACTGAGTCTGAGGCTCCTGAGGAGGCGATCGCCAGTGAAGACTTGATGGCGGCCTCTGGAGATACCATTAGCAGTCTAAGAGAGGCGATCGCCCTGATGGGAGGAACCCTCAAATCAGCTCCTGAGGAGGAGGATATCCTAGAAGACCCAGTGCAGGAGGACAACAATCCCCAGGAGCTGGAGGATATCCTAGATCCCCGTCAACTGGAGTTAGATCTAGAAGACCCCGAGGAAACCCCAGACTCTTTAACCCCGCAGCCTCCCCCCATCTCCTTAGATGAAGACCCCGAGGATCTAGCGTTTGAAAATCCGTTTGTCTGGCCAGACGATATCGACGATACAACGCAACCAGAACCGGAGAAAGATCTCATCTCGGAGTTGGCAGATATTTTTACTGAGGCTGATGAAGCTGGGCCTGATGAAGCCGAAGCCGATGAAGCCGAAGCCGATGAAGCCGAAGCTGAGGAAACTGAGGCCCAGAGAGAGCGGCTCTCGGAATTGGCAGATAGTCTTGTCGAGGAGCAAGAGGCAACCGATGAACCGGGAGCGGAGCGGGACTTACTCTCAGCGTTAGCGAACATCTTTGCCGACGAGGACAAGGAGGAAGAAGAGACGAAGGAGCCTCAGACGAGGGATGAGTCAGCAGTTCCTATGGTGGCCGATCGCCCCCAAGCTGCCCCAACCCCAGTTCCCCAAGCCAAGGCTCGCCCCATCTCGGCCCCCGTCCGCAAACGGCCCAAACCAGAAACCGCCAAACTCGGTCGGGTGAAAGCTCCGCCGCCGATTTGGCTCGAAAATAGTCACCATCGGGATTGGTATTTAGGCATTGACTGGAGCGATCGCGGTTTGGCGGCAGTTCTCAGTTGTGCCTATACCGGTCAGCAGTATCGTCTGGGATGGCAACCTGAGGGGGAACGACAGCCCTGGTTTGAGTTACCGGCGATCGCCCGACAGCAATCCGGGAAAGCGGCATCTAACTCATCTCCAGACTCCTTAGAAGAACGCTTATCTCTACCGTCCTGGCGAGTAGGACTGGAAACGCGATCACTCGATGAGGGGATTATTTTCGATGAGTTCGAGCAAGTCTTAAGGATTATGGTTCCCTGGCGTAGCCGTAGAGGAACCCTAGAACCGGTGTTGGGGCGATCGCTCAATTACGATTTACCCCTGGCCAGCAGTCGCGATATCCTCACCCGCCTCTTCTGCCAACTGAAAACCGCCCAACTCTACCACCCCAACCGCCCAGAACTGGCGTCCGATTTGCCCTCCCTACCAGACATCCTCGGCAAACTCGGGGGAGTCATCATTCGCGAACCCGCCTCAAGTAATGATGCCTTCCGTTTCAATGTACGAGAAGCTGCCCTACAAGCAGGATTAGTCCCCCGCCCTGATCGCATTGGCTTCTGTCAGGCTCCCCTAGCGGCTCTCGTCTGTGCCCTAGATGCCTCTTTCGATAGCTCCGAGGAACATCCATTAGAGTCTCAGGTAGAGTCTCAGACAGACGCAGACTCCCCCGCTGACATGACGCCAACCCCAACTTGGGCCATTGACCCCAAGGAACGGGGCATCACCCTCGTTATGGTCGTCGGGGCCCGCGACATTGCCCTAGCTCCCTTCCAACTCGGGAATCGGGCCACCGCCGTCTCCTCAGAAGGATTTAGCGAGCTTCCCCTTCCCCTGGGAGAACGACATGTGGCTTATGGCCATCGAGATTTAGCCGATGATGTGTTGATTCAGTTGATGCTGGCCCCTCATCCTGACTGGTGTACCCAACTTGGGGCGATGGAGTTAGAGGAATTGCCTCGCAGTGGCCGGCCCGATGTAGCCACTCGCATCGCCTTTCAGCAATGGTTAGATGCGGAGGACGATCGCCAAGAGGCTCGGGAATTAGCCCGTCAAGTCCTAGCTGCCTTGCAGGTGAGCGATCGCACAGAATTTGAACTGGCAGGACGTTGGGGGCGGCTCCATCGTTATCAAGTGCAAGAAACCCTCTTTGTTCCCTTCTTTGAACAACTCAACCAAGAGTTAAATCAGTTTTTTAGCGAATTGGGCCTCTCGGTTGAGGGGATTTCCCGCGTCTTACTCATCGGAGACTCGGCCAATGGCCTCAGGGACATTGCCCCCTGGCTACAACAGAAACTCCCCAATGCTGTAGTGGTGAGCCAATCCCCAGCGTCGACTCGCTCTGTCCCTAGTCCTGGCCTCAATCCCATTGCCGCCGGTTTAGCTCAATTTCTCCACTATCCCCTCAATCCCGCCTATGGGAAGCAGCAATATAGTGATTTCTTCCTCTTATACGAACTGTTACAAACTGTCCCTGATCGCCCCGTCTCCCATCAAGAGGCCATCAGCCTCCTAGAACTGCGGGGGATCCACATGGGGGGCATCGAATCCCGACTCACGGCTCTACTCAACAACCAACTCCCCTCAGGCTTAATCCCCACGGCTCCCGATCACGAGTGGTTAACCCCAGAATCCCGTGAATTTCCCTTCTATGAGAAAGTGACCACCACTCCCCTATTCGAGTTTTTCCCAGAGTCGAAAACCTATCAAATCCATCGTCCCTTGGCCCGGCAGCTTCTGCAATATCTCAATCGCCTCACCGCAGAAACCCGCCAATCCTTCAGTGAACCCCTCTCCTTGAACCAGTTAACCGTGGAGGCGTAACTTGGGGGATTAGACGGCGATCGCTCTAGGGTTAGGGGTCACGGCGGAGTGCTATATGATAAATTGAATCTTTCAATCGTTTGGCTGAACCCATGTCTTTATCTTCAGATCCCATGCAGAACGATAGCCATGATGATATTTTGGCGAAAGAGCAAGCCTTTCATGATCGCTGGGCCGCCGGAATTGATGTAGATGGGATTCAGGTGGAGGACTACTTTGAAGCCTGTACCGCCCCGGAAAACCGCTTCATTCTCAAACAGTTGGGCAATGTCCATGGGAAACGCCTCTTGGATGTGGGTTGCGGGGCTGGTGAAAATAGTGTCTATTTTGGGACTCGTGGGGCCCATTGTGTCGCCAGTGATTACTCGCCGGGAATGGTGGAGGTGGCCCTAAAACTTGCCGAACATAATGGGGTTCAGGTGGAAGGAAAGGTTATCAATGCGATGGATATTGACTATCCTGACGATAGTTTTGATATTGTCTATGCAGCGAATCTCTTGCATCATATTCCCAACCCTATGATTGCAATTCAAGAGATGCACCGAGTTCTCAAGCCAGGGGGAAAAATGTGTTTTTGGGACCCCCTCCGTCATAATCCCGTGATTAACGTCTATCGACGGATGGCCACGGATGTTCGTACGGACGATGAAACGCCGCTGCATATCAACATCGTCAAAGAGATTAAACCACTCTTTTCAGAAACTCGCTATAACACTTTTTGGCTGGCAACTTTGTGGATTTTTCTACAGTTTTATTTGATTGAACGAGTGCATCCCAATGAGGAACGCTATTGGAAGAAAATCATTAAAGAACAACAGCGGTTAAAGCCCCTGTATAGTCGTTTGGAAGGATGCGATCGCATCCTCAAGAAAGTCCCTGGCATGAAGCGCATGGCTTGGAACATTGCCGTCGTTGCTACCAAATAACACTTAAGATAACGCCTCGCAAGACAACGCCAGATTACGATAAATCCCAATGGCTTCCCCTCTCTATTCCCTGGTTATTCCCATCTTCAACGAAGAAGAGAACCTACCCGAATTGGTACAACGGTTAACAGTGGTAACTCAGGCAGTGGGGCAGCCCTATGAGGTGTTATTTGTCGATGATGGCAGTGGCGATCGCAGTCTTGAACTTCTGCGTCAGTATCATCAACACAATCCCCAGTTCCGCTATCTCAGTTTTGCTCGTAATTTTGGTCATCAAATTGCCGTTACGGGGGGCTTAAACTTCGTCTCAGGGAAAGCTGTTATCGTTATGGATGCGGATTTACAAGACCCCCCAGAACTCATCCCTGAGTTACTCGAAAAATGGCAACAGGGCTATCAGGTGATTTATGCCCAACGCATCGCCCGTTATCAAGATCCCTGGCTAAAACGGCTGCTGGCCTATGGCTTTTACCGCGTTTTACGACGTTTAGCGGATGTGGCCATTCCCACGGATTCCGGGGACTTCTGTTTAATGGATAAACAGGTGGTGGATTTACTCAATTCTATGCCTGAACGCAATCGGTATATTCGTGGCTTACGGGCCTGGGTGGGGTTCCGACAAACCTCACTTCAATTCAGGCGAGATCCTCGTTTTGCCGGGGATGTAAAATATACCTTTCGTAAATCTTTTTCTCTAGCAATTGATGGGATTATGTCCTTTTCGAAGGTTCCCCTACGCTTTGCCACTTATCTAGGACTTTTGGCCGCCGGAATTGCTGTGATGATGGTGTTTGCCGTTCTTTATTGGCGTTTATTCTATCCCGAATCGCCTTTAATTGGTGCAACCATTATCACCATCGCTATCTTCTTTTTAGGGGCGGTTCAATTAGTCTGTATTGGCATTTTAGGGGAATATATTGGCCGCATTTACGAAGAAGTGAAAGGGCGGCCCCTCTATACCGTGAAAGAAATCTCCCACTAAGGACAGACTGTTACCCTGTCCCAACTGCCGCTAAAATGGATCGGGGCAAATTGACTAGGACAATCTGTTTTTCATTACATAAAATGCGTAAATTGTCAACTTTTTACCTTGAAAATCTATGAAAAAGACGGAACTCTTGAAACAAGTAGGTGAACTCGCGCGGGAATGCGAAAATGTCACCACCCTCATCCATCAACTGCAACTCCCCCACATTAACGAGCGTCAGCGATCGCGCATTCTCACAGAACTCCTGGCCGCGTCTATCCATCTCAACCAACAATGTAACGCAGACTTCCAGAAACTCGTGGCCCGGGAGATTGAATCTCTCAATGGCTGAATCGCGCAGCCGGCGAATCAGCCAAACAACGAAAGAGGCTGCCCGAAGACAACCTCTTTCCAATAGACCATAGTCTATCCTTTGAACTGGGGCGGAAGGATTCGAACCTCCGAATGGCGGGACCAAAACCCGCTGCCTTACCGCTTGGCGACGCCCCAACGAGTCAGCGATAACTATACTAACAACGCCCCCAAGGGATGTCAAGGGTTTTCCCGATTTTTTTTGCTATCTTGGGGATGCGTTAGCTAAAAGCTTTGTGGTCTGGGAGTTTCACGGATGTCATCATTACTCAATTTATTGCAGTTAACCAGTCCAGGCTTGCCCCTGGGGGCGTATAACTACTCTGAGGGCCTAGAAACCCTGGTGGAACAGCAACGGATTAGCGACGCGGCCCAACTCGGGAGTTGGTTGGAGATGGAGTTACAGTTTGGGGCGATCGCCGTCGAAGGGGCTATCCTAGTGCGAGCCTATCATGCCCTAACTCACTCTGACCTCGACACATTGGTCTATTGGAACCATTGGCTAACCGCCAGTCGCGACAGCCGAGAATTGCAACAGCAAAGTTGGCAGATGGGCAATTCCCTGCTGCGTCTGTTAACGGATTTAGAGGATATTTCGCCCCAACTCCCTGACTTAGCCACCTGTCGCCGGGAACTTGCCCCCAATTGTAATCTGGCGATCGCCTACGCCC
Proteins encoded:
- a CDS encoding class I SAM-dependent methyltransferase, with the translated sequence MSLSSDPMQNDSHDDILAKEQAFHDRWAAGIDVDGIQVEDYFEACTAPENRFILKQLGNVHGKRLLDVGCGAGENSVYFGTRGAHCVASDYSPGMVEVALKLAEHNGVQVEGKVINAMDIDYPDDSFDIVYAANLLHHIPNPMIAIQEMHRVLKPGGKMCFWDPLRHNPVINVYRRMATDVRTDDETPLHINIVKEIKPLFSETRYNTFWLATLWIFLQFYLIERVHPNEERYWKKIIKEQQRLKPLYSRLEGCDRILKKVPGMKRMAWNIAVVATK
- a CDS encoding glycosyltransferase family 2 protein, with product MASPLYSLVIPIFNEEENLPELVQRLTVVTQAVGQPYEVLFVDDGSGDRSLELLRQYHQHNPQFRYLSFARNFGHQIAVTGGLNFVSGKAVIVMDADLQDPPELIPELLEKWQQGYQVIYAQRIARYQDPWLKRLLAYGFYRVLRRLADVAIPTDSGDFCLMDKQVVDLLNSMPERNRYIRGLRAWVGFRQTSLQFRRDPRFAGDVKYTFRKSFSLAIDGIMSFSKVPLRFATYLGLLAAGIAVMMVFAVLYWRLFYPESPLIGATIITIAIFFLGAVQLVCIGILGEYIGRIYEEVKGRPLYTVKEISH
- a CDS encoding urease accessory protein UreF, which encodes MSSLLNLLQLTSPGLPLGAYNYSEGLETLVEQQRISDAAQLGSWLEMELQFGAIAVEGAILVRAYHALTHSDLDTLVYWNHWLTASRDSRELQQQSWQMGNSLLRLLTDLEDISPQLPDLATCRRELAPNCNLAIAYALAVAHWKIPLEDAILGYLHSWSSNLIGAGVKLIPLGQTSGQRLIRQLHPVLEAGSQRLLSLGDEDLFACTWGASLASMQHETLYSRLFRS